One Romboutsia sp. 13368 genomic window carries:
- a CDS encoding N-6 DNA methylase — ILANPPFNQSDWGQPLLVDDARWKWGTPPQGNANYGWIEHMLDKLSQKGKAGVVXANGSLSSNTSGEGDIRRKILEDDLVDCIVALPDKLFYTTGIPVCIWFFNRDKKHKGQTLFIDARKMGDMVNRRLRELSDEDIKKIANTYIAWQNEDGYXXVKGYCKVASIDEIKEHDYILTPGRYVGIEEVEDDGEPFEEKMERJTNTLANQFKKSRELEEEIRKQLGGIGYEL, encoded by the coding sequence ATATACTAGCAAATCCACCATTTAACCAAAGTGAYTGGGGACAACCATTATTAGTAGATGATGCTAGATGGAAATGGGGAACACCACCTCAAGGAAATGCTAACTATGGATGGATAGAGCATATGTTAGATAAACTAAGTCAAAAAGGTAAGGCAGGAGTAGTAYTTGCCAATGGTTCATTATCGTCTAATACTTCTGGWGAAGGMGATATAAGAAGAAAAATATTAGAAGATGATTTAGTAGATTGTATAGTAGCATTACCTGATAAGTTATTTTACACTACTGGTATACCTGTATGTATATGGTTCTTTAATAGAGATAAAAAGCAYAAAGGACAAACTTTATTTATAGATGCTCGTAAAATGGGTGATATGGTAAATAGAAGGYTAAGAGAATTAAGTGATGAGGATATAAAAAAGATAGCTAATACTTATATAGCTTGGCAAAATGAAGATGGATATNNNNNTGTTAAAGGTTATTGTAAGGTTGCAAGTATTGATGAAATAAAGGAACATGATTATATACTTACTCCTGGTAGATATGTAGGTATTGAGGAAGTTGAAGATGATGGTGAGCCATTTGAGGARAAGATGGAAAGGHTAACTAATACTTTGGCTAATCAGTTTAAGAAGTCTAGGGAGCTTGAGGAAGAGATAAGAAAGCAACTTGGAGGAATTGGGTATGAGTTGTAA
- a CDS encoding PH domain-containing protein: MSFFNKIAGYGSMNNNIEHQISDYLLDDENVIMAFTFVRDSIVLTNYGIYTLBIVKLVKKHYLCR, encoded by the coding sequence ATGTCATTTTTTAATAAAATAGCAGGATACGGTAGTATGAACAATAATATAGAACATCAAATATCTGATTACTTATTAGATGACGAAAATGTTATAATGGCATTTACATTTGTAAGAGATTCTATAGTTTTAACAAACTATGGTATATATACTTTARATATTGTAAAATTGGTAAAGAAGCATTATCTATGTAGATAA
- a CDS encoding HD domain-containing protein: MNENLMIEKTKEFVKNKLYGEGSGHDWFHIERVYNLAKYIAKKENADSFIVEMTALLHDIDDWKFSNDNDTNTTVTENFLKSINIDDDAIKKIIKIIETMSFKGGVVDSTQHTIEXKVVQDADRLDAIGAIGIARTFAYGGSKNRLMYDPEIKPIDFKSLDEVKSAENHTINHFYEKLLKLKDLMNTDTAKEIAEKRHKIMEDFLNEFYYEWNFNEKY; encoded by the coding sequence ATGAATGAGAATTTAATGATAGAAAAAACCAAAGAATTTGTTAAAAATAAATTATATGGTGAAGGAAGTGGACATGATTGGTTTCATATAGAAAGGGTATATAATCTAGCTAAATATATAGCGAAAAAAGAAAATGCAGACTCTTTTATTGTTGAAATGACAGCATTATTACATGATATTGATGATTGGAAATTTTCAAATGATAATGATACAAATACTACAGTTACAGAAAACTTTCTAAAATCCATAAATATAGATGATGATGCTATTAAGAAAATAATTAAAATAATAGAAACTATGTCCTTTAAAGGTGGGGTTGTTGACTCAACACAGCATACTATTGAAGRAAAGGTAGTTCAAGATGCAGACAGACTTGATGCTATAGGTGCTATAGGAATTGCTAGAACCTTTGCCTATGGAGGAAGCAAAAATCGATTAATGTATGACCCAGAAATTAAGCCGATAGATTTTAAGTCTTTAGATGAAGTTAAAAGTGCAGAAAATCATACAATAAATCATTTCTATGAAAAATTATTAAAATTAAAAGATTTAATGAATACAGATACAGCAAAAGAAATAGCAGAAAAAAGACATAAAATTATGGAAGATTTTCTAAATGAATTTTATTATGAATGGAATTTTAATGAGAAATATTAA
- a CDS encoding type I restriction-modification system subunit M N-terminal domain-containing protein, translating to MATIGFEEELWASADKLRNNMDAAEYKHVVLGLIFLKYVSDTFMEKYKELLEEDEEFAEDMDAYLAEGVFWVPEIARWD from the coding sequence ATGGCAACAATAGGATTTGAAGAAGAATTATGGGCAAGTGCTGATAAATTAAGAAATAATATGGATGCAGCAGAATATAAACACGTAGTATTAGGACTAATATTTTTAAAATACGTTTCAGATACATTTATGGAAAAATACAAAGAACTACTAGAAGAAGATGAAGAATTTGCAGAAGATATGGATGCATACTTAGCAGAAGGAGTATTCTGGGTACCAGAAATAGCTCGTTGGGAC
- a CDS encoding N-acetylmuramoyl-L-alanine amidase → MKWYLDFGHGGKDSGAVGTNQTKESDTXLKIGMMVKENLENALEKVITTRENDKYYSLNYRTXKANKQNCDYFVSLHMNAATNKTAKGVEVWVYDEKSKVYNLAKNICSNLSKDINTPNRGVKISKSFSVLRKTKMPSLLIEIDFISNSSVENSLKDD, encoded by the coding sequence ATGAAATGGTATTTAGATTTTGGACATGGAGGAAAAGACTCTGGTGCAGTTGGCACTAACCAAACAAAAGAAAGCGATACAGNNCTAAAAATAGGAATGATGGTAAAAGAAAATTTAGAAAATGCACTTGAAAAAGTAATAACTACTCGTGAAAATGATAAATATTACTCTCTAAATTACAGAACTAMTAAGGCTAATAAACAAAACTGCGACTACTTTGTAAGTCTGCATATGAACGCTGCAACTAATAAAACTGCCAAAGGAGTTGAGGTATGGGTATATGATGAAAAAAGCAAGGTATATAACTTAGCTAAAAATATATGCTCTAATTTATCAAAGGATATAAATACACCTAATCGTGGTGTTAAGATTTCAAAAAGCTTTTCAGTTCTCAGAAAAACTAAAATGCCTTCACTCTTAATAGAAATAGACTTTATCTCAAATTCGTCAGTTGAAAATTCTTTAAAAGATGATA
- a CDS encoding N-6 DNA methylase — translation HSKQAEIGQIVDSALDAIEKENDSLRGVLPKNYSRPELDKRILGEIIDLFTNINVGGKEGKEKDILGRVYEYFLGKFAANEGKGGGEFYXPKSIVALMVEMIQPFKGYVYDPACXXGGMFVQSLKFVEEHSGSTFDISVYGQESNPTTWKLAKMNLAIRGIENNLGSKNADTFHEDLHKN, via the coding sequence AACACTCAAAACAAGCAGAAATAGGACAAATAGTAGATAGTGCATTAGATGCAATAGAAAAAGAAAATGATTCTCTAAGAGGAGTATTACCTAAAAAYTACTCTAGACCAGAACTAGACAAAAGAATATTAGGWGAAATAATAGAYTTATTTACTAATATAAATGTAGGTGGTAAAGAAGGAAAAGAAAAAGATATACTAGGTAGAGTATACGAATATTTCTTGGGAAAATTTGCAGCTAACGAAGGAAAAGGTGGAGGTGAATTCTATAYACCAAAATCTATAGTTGCACTTATGGTAGAAATGATTCAGCCTTTTAAAGGATATGTATACGACCCTGCTTGTGRAARTGGAGGTATGTTTGTTCAATCACTTAAATTCGTAGAAGAACATAGTGGAAGTACATTTGATATAAGTGTATATGGACAAGAAAGTAACCCTACAACATGGAAATTAGCAAAAATGAACTTAGCTATAAGAGGAATAGAAAATAACTTAGGAAGTAAAAATGCAGATACATTCCATGAAGACTTACACAAAAACT
- a CDS encoding restriction endonuclease subunit S, which yields IKLPPIEEQEKIASILSSLDDKIELNNEMNKXLEEMAQSIFKRWFVDFEFPNEYGEPYKSSGGEMVDSELGMIPKGWEVIELGKIIDIFDSKRI from the coding sequence AATAAAATTACCTCCAATAGAAGAACAAGAAAAGATAGCTAGTATTTTATCTTCTTTAGATGATAAGATWGAGTTAAATAATGAGATGAATAAGAYTTTRGAAGAAATGGCTCAAAGTATTTTTAAGAGATGGTTTGTTGATTTTGAGTTTCCTAATGAGTATGGTGAGCCTTATAAGAGTAGTGGTGGAGAGATGGTTGATAGTGAGCTTGGTATGATTCCTAAGGGATGGGAAGTTATTGAATTAGGAAAAATAATAGATATATTTGATTCAAAAAGAATA
- a CDS encoding YvrJ family protein: MNSDLQTLIASVGFPIALSMYLLVRIE, translated from the coding sequence ATGAATTCAGATTTACAAACTTTGATAGCTTCTGTTGGCTTTCCTATAGCCCTTAGTATGTATTTACTTGTAAGGATTGAAG
- a CDS encoding type I restriction endonuclease, whose protein sequence is SIKEAIRKIRXFETNDVFTNNKLFHKYLTEGVEVTDFINGETKYYTIKLIDYDNIENNDFLVVNQLEIVEDGNKKIPDVIIYINGIP, encoded by the coding sequence TCAATAAAAGAAGCTATAAGAAAAATACGTASTTTTGAAACTAATGACGTATTTACAAATAATAAACTATTCCATAAATACCTTACAGAAGGAGTGGAAGTAACAGACTTTATAAATGGAGAAACAAAGTACTACACTATAAAACTAATTGATTATGACAATATAGAAAATAACGACTTTTTAGTAGTAAATCAATTAGAAATAGTGGAAGATGGCAATAAAAAAATACCAGATGTAATAATATACATMAATGGTATACCAAT
- a CDS encoding DUF2922 domain-containing protein has protein sequence METTKKLIMSFLTNDDRKVSLSVDNPREDITETEIKSAMDLVIEKNIFAPNGADIXSGVEAKVVVTDTTEYDLVL, from the coding sequence ATGGAAACTACTAAAAAACTTATTATGTCATTTTTAACAAATGATGATAGAAAAGTATCTTTATCAGTTGATAATCCTAGAGAGGATATTACAGAGACAGAAATTAAATCAGCTATGGACTTAGTTATTGAAAAAAATATATTTGCTCCAAATGGTGCTGATATAATNTCTGGTGTTGAGGCTAAGGTAGTTGTTACTGATACTACTGAGTATGATTTAGTGTTGTAA